In the genome of Thiorhodovibrio winogradskyi, the window GCTCGAATTGGCTGGGCTCACGGCCGAGGTGGTGGACATCGAGACCTATGCGATGGAAAACGCCTGTGCGCTGCAGTTGGCCAATATCGACGAGGCGCTGGAGGCCAAAATCATCGCCGTGGCCGATGTTGGGGCCACAACCACAACCCTGCATGTGCTCCATGGCGGCAGTATCGTCTATACCCGCGAGCAAAACTTCGGTGGCAATCAGTTGCTCTCTGATCTGCAACGGCGCTATGACCTGTCGGTTGAAGATGCGCTGAAAGGGCTCAATCAACCGGCGGCGGCGCAGCCAAATCCGCTGGACAAGGGCGGGCTACCCGAGAATGCCGAAACCGAAGTCATAGGTCCGTTCAAGGAGGCGCTGGCCCAACAGGTGAGCAGAGCCTTGCAGTTTTTCTACTCGGCAAGCAGTTTCGGCCGCACCGATCAGCTCATTCTGGCTGGCGGCGCCGCGCGCTTGCTCAATATCGCCGATCTGGTCGAGCAACGACTCGGTTTCCCGGTACAGGTGGCAAACCCCTTCGAGGATATGGTGCTTGCCCGTGGCGTGGATCGCGATGGCCTGGAGCGGGTCGCGCCCGGCATGATGATTGCTGTAGGGCTGGCGTTGCGGGGGTGTAACTAATGGCCAGAATCAATCTCCTACCCTGGCGCGAAGCGCGCCGTCAGCGTCGCCAGCGCGATTTTATCTCCGCGGTTATCGCGGCGGTGATGGTGACGCTCCTCGCTGGTGTCGCGGTGCAGATGCAGTTCTCGCACATGATCGACAACCAGAAGCAACGCAACGATTTCCTCGCCGCCGAGATTCGCAAGCTCGATGAGATTATCAAGGAGATCGAGCGGCTGGACGCGCGCAAGCAGGATTTGCTCGCGCGGATCAACATCATTCAAACGCTCCAGGAAAGCCGGCCGGAAATCGTCCGCCTGTTCGATGCGGTGGTGGTTGCCATGCCCGAGGGCGTTTTTCTGGTCGACCTCAAACAAAGCGGCGGCACAGTGACAGTCGAGGGACGTGCCCAGTCGAACGCCCGGGTCTCGGCGCTGATGCGCAATATCGAGGATTCCGAATGGATTGGCTCGCCGCAACTGCTGCTGATCGAAAACAAGGACCAGACAGGCACCGGCCTGTCGCATTTTCGCCTGAGCTTTAAGCAGCAGCGTAAAAAAACCGATCAGGCAGAGGCGGGCTAGGCTTGGGTATTCGGGACATTTAGTTCAAGCTGGCCTCTTTTACTGCTAGATGATTTCGCATCGAGTGACAGCATGGATCTCAATCAACTAAACGAAATCGATTTTAATAACCTGGGCGAGGCGCCGCTGCCGGTCAAGGCGGTTTTGATTGTGCTTCTGTGCGCAGGTATCGGCTATGGCTGGTATCACTTCAATACCAAAAACCAGATCGATCAGCTCAAAGTCGCCGAACGCAAGGAAACCGAGCTTAAACAAACCTTTGAAACCAAGCAGAAAAAAGCCGCCAATCTGGATAACTACAAGCAGCAGCTCGCGGAGATGGATGAATCCTTCGAGGCGCTGCTCAAGCGGCTACCGAACGAGACCGAAGTGGATGATCTGCTCATCGATGTCTCCCAGACCGGGCTCGCCGCCGGGCTTGAGTTTAAGTTGTTTCGGCCCACTGGAGAAGAAAAGCGCGACTTCTACGCGGAATATCCGATTCAGATCAATGTGGTTGGCAAGTATCACCAGTTCGGCGAGTTTGTCAGCGGGCTTGCGGCATTGCCTCGCATCGTCACCATCCACAACATTTCCACCAACGGCGATAACCTGAGCGCGACCGTCAAGACTTATCGCTATCTGAAAGAGAACGCCCTGTAATGAAAATTCCAGCGCGCCTTTCCCCAATGACAGCCTTGCCAGGGACCAACTTGCCAGGGACCACCTTGAGGTTGACGGCCTTGACTGCCGTGCTTGGTCTTGTTGGCTGTGGCGACTCCCAACTCTGGGAGTTGCAGGGCTTTGTCGATGAGGTGAAGCAACGACGTCCGCCGCCGCTGGAACCCGTACCGCAGATCAAGCAGGTAGAGAATTTTATTTACGACCCGGATGGTCGGCGTAGTCCCTTTGTCATGGACGAACAAAGTGCGGAGGCGATCACGCCCGAGTTTGTCGGCGGGACTGGCCTGGCGCCTGATCCACTGCGGCGCAAAGAGGTGCTGGAGCAGTATTCGCTCGACTCCCTGCGCATGGTCGGAACCCTGGATCAGAACAACAGTACCTGGGGCCTGATTACCTCCCCCGACGGTATTCTGCATCGGGTCGCGGTGGGTAACTACCTGGGCCGCAACCATGGTCGCGTAAACAGTATTAGTCAGCAGAGCATCCAGTTGACGGAACTCGTCAACGAGGGTGTGAATGAATGGGTTGAACGCCAAGCCTCGATCAAGCTCAGCGAATGATCGATCGGAGATTCTCGCCATGACCAGACGCAAGTTAGATCAACACTCAAACCAAGGGTTTGACCGAAGGCCCGCTAGGCGCACTGCCCGAACGCACCTTGGCCGAGGCGGTGCTCTTCTCCTAGCCGGACTCTGGTGGCCCTTGATCGCGGGGGCGGCAACGGTGCTTGAGGATGTTGAGTTCTCCGCCTTGCCTGGCAATGCGGTCGAGGTCGACCTGATTTTTTCCGGCACGCCGCCAGCGCCGACGGATTTTGCCACTGATAACCCGGCGCGCATTGCCATCGACCTGCCCGATGTGAACACCGACCTGGCCAGCAAGGAGGTTCCCATCGAGATCGGTGTCGCCCAGAGCCTGAATGCCATTCAGGCCGGCAGCCGCACCCGGGTGGTCTTGAATCTCGCCAACGCGGTGCCTTACAACCTCAGGACGGATGGTAATCGCATTATCGTCAGCCTCAATCCATCCGTCGCGGAGGTGACCGCGGACGCGGATCTTATCGACGAGGATCCGCGCCCAAGCAGTGCGGAGCCAAGAAGTGCGGAGGAGCAAGCGGCGGGAACTCCCGCCCTGGCCTCCATCCCGGTCTCGACGCCCGGCGACGAGGCTCTTCCGCCGACGGCGACCCAACCGGAAATGCCGCGTCAGATTGGCGCCGTGCGCACCTCGCGCTTCGGGCGCGCGGCTGCGTCCAGCCGGCGTGCCGCGCTCAAGAATATCGACTTCCGCCGCGGCGCCGATGGTGCCGGACGGGTGCTGATTAGCCTGCCCTCGGCCACCACACCGGTGAATGTGCGCGCGCAAGGTGATTCTGTAGTCGTGGATATTGGCAATACCCAGTTGCCACAACGGTTGTTTCGCCGGCTTGACGTGGTTGACTTCGCCACCCCGGTGGTCGCGGTCGAGTCTCGCGCCGAAGGTGATGATATCCAAGTTAAAATCGACACCACCAATGACTTCGACTACCTGGCCTATCAGAGCGACAATCTCTTCACGGTCGAGTTTCGCGCCCTGACGCCGGCCGAGAAGGAACAGCTCGAACGCGAGAAAGTCGTCTACGACGGTGATCGGCTGTCATTGAACTTCCAGGACATCGAGGTGCGCGCGGTGCTCCAGCTGCTGGCCGACTTCACCGGCCTGAATCTGGTTGCCAGCGACACCGTGCGCGGCAATATCACCCTGCGGCTGCAAAACGTCCCTTGGGATCAGGCACTCGATATCGTGCTCAAGACCAAGGGGCTTTCCATGCGCCAGACCGGCAATGTCGTCATGGTCGCGCCTACGCAAGAGATCGCCGCGCAGGAGAAATTGGAACTCGAGTCCGTGCAGCAAATCGAGGAACTCGCCCCGCTGCGCTCCGAGTTCATTCAGGTTAACTACGCCAAGGCGTCCGACCTCGCGTCCCTGATTAAATCCGAGGGCAACAACCTCATGTCGGAGCGCGGCAACGTTACCGTGGATAAGCGCACCAACACCCTGCTGGTGCAGGATACGGGCAACAAGCTCGAGGAAATCCGGGCGCTGGTAACGCGGCTGGATATCCCGGTGCGGCAGGTACTGGTCGAGTCCCGTGTGGTGATCGCGGATAACAACTTTTCGCGGGATCTTGGTGTTCGGTTTGGTGTTTCCGGGTCCATGGGGACTAGTGGAAGCAATGAGTTGTTGGTTACTGGTTCACAGCAAGGCTCTATAGACGATTCTGGTTTACTGGACATGGGAGGGTTCATGGGCATTTACGGAGAGCCTGGCTCGGCGGTTAATTCTACGATCCTTACGGAAAATGATTCGGCAGGATTGATGGTCAGTCTTCCCGCCGGCACTCCCTCGGGCGCAGTGAATTTCTTGCTTGGCAAGGTTGGGTCTCATCTATTGCAGCTTGAGCTGACAGCCATGCAGACGGAAGGACGCGGCGAGATCGTCTCTGCGCCTCGCGTTGTCACATCAGATGGCCATGAGGCGACGATCAAACTCGGTCAACAAATACCGTATCAGGAACAAGCAGGTGGATTAGGTGGAGGAACCACGGTTGCATTTAAGGATGCGGTATTGGAACTAAATGTGACCCCAC includes:
- a CDS encoding type IV pilus inner membrane component PilO; protein product: MDLNQLNEIDFNNLGEAPLPVKAVLIVLLCAGIGYGWYHFNTKNQIDQLKVAERKETELKQTFETKQKKAANLDNYKQQLAEMDESFEALLKRLPNETEVDDLLIDVSQTGLAAGLEFKLFRPTGEEKRDFYAEYPIQINVVGKYHQFGEFVSGLAALPRIVTIHNISTNGDNLSATVKTYRYLKENAL
- the pilM gene encoding type IV pilus assembly protein PilM → MFNLGRNKKALLGIDISSTSIKLVELARTGSYSSGMYRVEAFAMEPLPAGAMTEKKITDVEVVGGVIQKALARSRSKARQAAVAVPASAAITKTIAMSSALSDSEMEAQIQLEADQYIPYPLEEVNLDFDILGPSSVSSEMVDVLLAASRRENVDDRVAALELAGLTAEVVDIETYAMENACALQLANIDEALEAKIIAVADVGATTTTLHVLHGGSIVYTREQNFGGNQLLSDLQRRYDLSVEDALKGLNQPAAAQPNPLDKGGLPENAETEVIGPFKEALAQQVSRALQFFYSASSFGRTDQLILAGGAARLLNIADLVEQRLGFPVQVANPFEDMVLARGVDRDGLERVAPGMMIAVGLALRGCN
- a CDS encoding pilus assembly protein PilP, which produces MTALTAVLGLVGCGDSQLWELQGFVDEVKQRRPPPLEPVPQIKQVENFIYDPDGRRSPFVMDEQSAEAITPEFVGGTGLAPDPLRRKEVLEQYSLDSLRMVGTLDQNNSTWGLITSPDGILHRVAVGNYLGRNHGRVNSISQQSIQLTELVNEGVNEWVERQASIKLSE
- the pilQ gene encoding type IV pilus secretin PilQ; amino-acid sequence: MTRRKLDQHSNQGFDRRPARRTARTHLGRGGALLLAGLWWPLIAGAATVLEDVEFSALPGNAVEVDLIFSGTPPAPTDFATDNPARIAIDLPDVNTDLASKEVPIEIGVAQSLNAIQAGSRTRVVLNLANAVPYNLRTDGNRIIVSLNPSVAEVTADADLIDEDPRPSSAEPRSAEEQAAGTPALASIPVSTPGDEALPPTATQPEMPRQIGAVRTSRFGRAAASSRRAALKNIDFRRGADGAGRVLISLPSATTPVNVRAQGDSVVVDIGNTQLPQRLFRRLDVVDFATPVVAVESRAEGDDIQVKIDTTNDFDYLAYQSDNLFTVEFRALTPAEKEQLEREKVVYDGDRLSLNFQDIEVRAVLQLLADFTGLNLVASDTVRGNITLRLQNVPWDQALDIVLKTKGLSMRQTGNVVMVAPTQEIAAQEKLELESVQQIEELAPLRSEFIQVNYAKASDLASLIKSEGNNLMSERGNVTVDKRTNTLLVQDTGNKLEEIRALVTRLDIPVRQVLVESRVVIADNNFSRDLGVRFGVSGSMGTSGSNELLVTGSQQGSIDDSGLLDMGGFMGIYGEPGSAVNSTILTENDSAGLMVSLPAGTPSGAVNFLLGKVGSHLLQLELTAMQTEGRGEIVSAPRVVTSDGHEATIKLGQQIPYQEQAGGLGGGTTVAFKDAVLELNVTPQITPDDRIIMDLAVNKDNVNESLQVQGTPGIDTRSVETSVLVNNGETIVLGGVFDGQKNYSREQVPWLGDLPILGNLFKTTARSEVNTELLIFVTPKILKGDLAGG
- a CDS encoding PilN domain-containing protein encodes the protein MARINLLPWREARRQRRQRDFISAVIAAVMVTLLAGVAVQMQFSHMIDNQKQRNDFLAAEIRKLDEIIKEIERLDARKQDLLARINIIQTLQESRPEIVRLFDAVVVAMPEGVFLVDLKQSGGTVTVEGRAQSNARVSALMRNIEDSEWIGSPQLLLIENKDQTGTGLSHFRLSFKQQRKKTDQAEAG